In Vicia villosa cultivar HV-30 ecotype Madison, WI linkage group LG7, Vvil1.0, whole genome shotgun sequence, the DNA window GTGCAGAGCTAAGAATTTTAGGTAGTCTGGGCAAAaccattgattattcatctgttttaacataatgcagtttgattcggtttacaaaatacaaactgcaAACCGAACTAAAttgtgcggttttgttaaaagatgatccaatcaaatccgaaccaaatgcgattttttgcggtttcgattttATTTGGTTTGGGTTACGGTTTTCTATTAGgttggtttgattttgaacaTCCTCTAGCTGTTGCATATGTACAAGAGAAACTATTATCTGGTTACtcatacataatatatatatatatatatatatatatatatatatatatatatatatatatatatatatatatatatatatatatatatatatatatatatatatatatatatatatattcatcagCAAAATGAGATTTTTAATGACTTGCTTCGCAATCCTTTTTTCTTTAACTAACTGTACTCAACTATCTATGCTCATTTTGGGTGGAAATAAATTTGGTAGTAAGTTGCTTGAATTTATAGGAAACCTTTCTGTTGGTAGTTGATTAGTTGATAGTAGATAAAAGATAGTTTTAAAGAATTGTTTAGAAAGAAGGCTATGTCATTGATTTCCCCGATAGCATTGCCTATTTATTGGCTCAAATTACCAACCTCTCAATGGTAGTGAATTTTTCTACACTATATTAGTCCTTTCTAGAGTTATCATGATAGTTTAGTATCACGATAGTTCTAGGTTCTTCtattattttcatataattatAGTTCTAGATTGATCTATCATATTCATACACACTATAGTTCCAGATTGTTCTACCATATTAATATACACTATAGTTCTTGGATATTCTACCACTTGTCGAACTCTATCCGCCAATTGAGCCATATCTCTAAAATAATTTGgatctaatttctttcttattTAGAAATCTAATCCCCTCGCAGCCATCTCGACTAATTCGTGTTATGGTACTTGGGTAAAGCACCTTGCCTTTAATAAATAGAATCTTTTGAGGTAATCATCTACAGGTTCGCTAAATTTGCACTTCACATTGACTATTTCACTCACACTTATTTTTGATTGGcctatgtagaattgttcatgaaaAAGTCTTTCCAATCGAGGACAATCTTGTATTGAGTTTGTTGAAAGGGTGGTAAACCATGTAAACACATATTTGGTCAGCAaactagggaagtattttatTCGAAGGTTCTTATTATTGGCTATATCCCCGAACTCAATAAGATAACGAGCTATATGTTCGACAATGGATTCACTGGTGTCACCagagaactttgtgaattttgggactttccagCCCCTGGATAATTCAGTTTTTAAAATGTACTCCGATATTGGGGAAGTATATCTTGGTCTTCGAAGACCAACATTTACCCCGTTTTGCACCATGATTCTTTCGATCATGGTGGCCAGGTTGTTCTCTCCCAACATCTCATTCTATTGAAAACGCTGGACTATTTCGTTATCATTTTGGTTTCGATCAACTACTACTCTCCTAGGTTCTTCCTCACGAAGTATAGCCTGTTGGTTTCGTAGTGGTTCGACCCTTACTACTTGATTGTTTTCACCTATGTTCTGTGGGATTGGCTGAGTCTGATTAATTGTTTGATCTTTATCGAATGCTCTACCCCTGTTCTCTCTTACCTAATCGCGAATCGTTTCTATGGGGGCTCCAAAGAAATTTGCAATTCGTCCCATTTGTGCAGCCATCTGTTGATTCGACTGGGCATTCTGCAAGTTTGTCTGAGTTACATTTTGGATCAATGGGTTGAATATTTTACTCATCTGTTGGGCAAGGATTTCCAGCATTCCgtggttacttgcgtccatctGTTGGCTTAAAATCGCTAACGTATTTGTGGTAAGAAAAGGCGAATGATTAGTGAATCCTGGTGATCGAAAATTCTGATTCGACTGATTAATACTAGAACTTGATCCTTGTAACGGAGAGAATGTTGTTTTCAGAGGATTCGTAAATGTGGATGTACTATTGTGTAAATCCTCCATAAAGGATGTTGGCATGCCATATGGAGGGTCTCGCATCGGCATCGATAATCCTGGTGTAAATGGCATGTATACATTGAATCCCTAGGGTCTAGGGGTCGAAGGTTTCCCCTGAGTCATTGCTGAGCAAACTTTTGGCATACTCTATGTTAGttaccaaattgtgttaatatcttgggtaatttttggtaattttcaagtctttttgtgattaataatagtattttattatcattttatatatttatattcttatatttatattattgtcaaATAGTGCTTATCTTTGCATTTTGTGTTGAATTTTATAGTTTTTGCTAGATCAATGGAAGCTTGGGCCATGGAAATGAATGGAAGAtacactactagaaatttggcctacggccacgctaaaattgtccacagctcagaaactgtggccacatatatgatttagCCATGATTATCAAAGCGTAGACGTATGTTATAGAAATGTTGAATCCGGAGTGTAAAACTGTGGCCTGTATAGCGGTAGATATTTTAGGCCGCAACTAAGAAACCGAGGCCTATAATTTTCAGTTCAAACTGTGGCCAAAACCCCAAAAAAAACCCTCCAAAAGTTCCctcctttttttttagtttccctctatcttttaatattttcttttctatttttttaattaaaaaaaagaaaaaaatgaaagaacaaCAAAAACGATCGAGCCATATGTGAACAAAACACTATCTGAAAACTTCATCTCCCAAAACTATCTGAAAACTCCATCTCGCTTCGCCGCTCCGCCGCTCCGCCGCTGCTGCCACCTCCATCGCCTACAGGTTAGATTCTTCACCTTCATCTCTGCTTTCATCTCTGCTTCACCTTCATCTCACTAACCTCAATCATCTCACGAACCCTAACCCTCTTCATCTCACGAATCCTAACTCACGAACCCTAACTCTCTTCATCTCACGATTCTCTGTTCGTGTTCCTCATCTTCTCTATCGTCTCCTCTGATTTTGTTTGgacctaatatatattttgttttgtagTTGAGGTACCAAAGCTTCTGGAGGCTTCCTCTATTCATCTGCGTACGATTATCTGGGTACGATTCTCTTCTCTCTTCGTGTTCCTCATCTTCCCTCGTCTCCTCTGATTTTTTTTgacctaatatatattttgttttgcatGTGAGGTACCAAAGCTTCTGGAGGCTAATACGGTAGGGTTtctttttgacctaatctatgttTAAAGAAATTCTACTACTGATGTTTGGATAGTGTGATTTGATGCATGTtttgttttgacctaatctaCTGAGGgcttcattttgacctaatctctgCATTGTTATATCtgttgttgttatttatgttAGATTTTGTTATGGTGATTTGAAACTGAGAGAGGCACTGAGTTTGTGTTAGACTTTGTTATGGTGATTTAGGTTAGATTTTGTTAGGGTTGAAAACTGATCTGGATTTTAGGTTGAGAAAGTATGTTAGATTCAAGTTATAACTGCTATTTCCGTTATTTGACTGTTAGTATTGTTAAATCTAAAATTGATTTTCTGTTTGGGACGAAATCAGAATGCTAGTTATGCTTAATATcataaattgaattgaatttcttgtgaTTATTAGAAGAAATTCTTGTTATTATGATATGTGTATGTGTATGATAATTTATGAATTTTACTCTGAAACTCTATTATGCTGCAATATACTATAGATTATTCATTTGAAGGAAGTTTGtaattatgtattttttgtttgtttgtttagggGAGGAATATTCTTGAAACAGATCATCCAGAAGGTCCTTTTGGCACTAAGGTCAGTGTTCTAACTTGTTTCTGAGCTCACTTAGATTTGTGTTTGCTGCTGCTTTCCTATGTGTTGGATTAGATCTTGCTAGAGTTGATTTTGACATGTACTTTGTAGCGGAATGATTTGTGTTTGATGACCTTTAAGTAGAAAAGTGATTTTTTGGCAAACTAGTAACTACTTTCATATCATAATATATTGGAAACTGACTATGCATTGATTATGATTTTCCTCTTTCACTTTGTTCATGCTTATTATCCATAGTAGTTGCAATTTGCAAGTATCATTACTATATCTATTGTTCATGATGGCGTTGATATTGATGATTCCACTACAGTAGGGTATTATGTTCAAATGCAATTGTACTTATTTATATTAGTTACACTAAAACAAGATGAGTAACAGAATCATATGTACTTATGTTGTTTAACTGGATTCCTCATGATGCAGAGTGAAATTTTATTGAGGGGGGTTTGTAATTTTGTATGTCCTAAATCTTTGTGAGACTTATGAGAGGAGCTTGAACACTGACGATTTAGATGGGTGTCCACCCCCGCCTTAAAATCGTTTTTTTCTTTCTGGTGAAAAGAAATGTCCCTCTATGATTCCAAAGAGAGAGATACCTCTGATTAGTTTGTGGAGGGTATGAGGAGGAAGGCTGGGTCTGGTCTTGTTACCTAGGTGAGGAGTGTTCCCTTGAAGGGTCTTTTCTATAGGCTTTTTCTTATTTTCGACTATAAAAAAAGAGTGTAAATCTGTCTGGAATTTTTAGTGGAGGCTGTCTTTCTTTGGCTGGGAAGAGGAACTTCTCTCCAATCTCTGTCAGAGAGAGAGAGATCCGCCTCTGCCACCACCAACTGCATTTTATTTCTTGCAAAGATTCTGTCCCAGTAATTCCATTTATATACAATAATTCTGTCCCAGTAATTTTTTGGTTGCTCAACACATGTTTTGGTactgttagtgcatttttttatatgaattcagttttgaatgtgttatgtgttttgaatgtgttatgtgttgtgtttcaaatatatagatTATCAAGCGATGGACAAAGAGTGGACTAAATTACCGTGGTTTAGTCAAGAGTACATCAACGGTGTTACTCGATTTTTAGACTTTGCCTTCACTAAAGGAAGTCCTCAAGGAGGTGAACTTCTATGCCCTTGTGCTAAGTGTAAAAATATATATTGGAAAACCAGGGATATTATTAGGGATCACCTAATAGCCAAAGGTTTTCTAGACGGTTATGACGTTTGGGTGCACCATGGGGAGAAACTACAAAGGTCTATGGAAATTGGTGATGGGATGGAAGATCAAGATGGATCACATGATGACATTCCTGGCTTATTGCATGACATATATGGAGATAGGGCAGAAGCACACGGAGTTGGTGAAGGTCCCAATGACGAGGCTAGAACGTTTTACAGTTTGATTAAAGAGGCGGAACAAGAACTGTACCCTGGATGCAAAGACTTCTCTTCGTTATCATTCACGATTCGACTCTACTTGTTGAAATGTCTCCACGGCTGGAGCAATACGTCATTCACTGCCCTATTAGAATTATTGAAAGAAGCAATGCCTGATTTGAACATTCCGGAATCATtttacaagacaaaagccatgatAAGTGGTTTAGGCCTTGATTATAAGAAGATAGATGCGTGCCCAAATGATTGCATGCTATTTTGGAAGGAGCATGAAAAGGACAATTCTTGCACTATTTGTGAAGCTTCACGGTGGAAACAAAATGCTGCAACTGAAGGATGCGAGTCTGAGCAACCCAAAAATGACTGTAGAGTTCCTGCAAAAGTTTTGAGGCACTTTCCGTTGATTCCTAGACTACAAAGGTTGTTCATGTGTTCAAAGACAGCTGAGTCAATGAGATGGCATGAAGAAGAGCGCTCAAAAGATGGAAAATTGAGGCATCCTGCTGACGGTAAAGCGTGGAAGGACTTTGATGAGCTCCATCCAGATTTTTCTAGTGAGTCCCGCAATGTAAGACTTGGCTTAACGAGTGATGGGTTTAATCCATTTAGGACCATGAGCTTATCTCATAGTACATGGCCTGTCTTGATGATGGTATACAACACACCACCTTGGCTGTCCATGAAACCTGAATATACAATGTTGTCATTGTTGATTCCTGGACCAAAATCTCCAGGCAACGATATCGATGTTTACCTCCAACCACTGATAGAGGAGCTAAAGGAGTTATGGGAATCCGGCATAGAGACATATGATTCTTCAAtgaatcaaacttttcaaatgCGTGCAGCTCTTCTGTGGACAATTAGTGACTACCCTGCTTATGCTATGTTGTCGGGATGGAGCACCAAAGGAAAATTGGCGTGTGCTTGTTGTAAATCTAACACCAATTCGTTATACCTCAAACACAGTCATAAGATGTGTTATATGGACCACCGTACCTTTTTACCAAGAACTCATTCTTGGAGAGACGATGTCAAATCATTTAACGGAGAAGAAGAACATAGAACTGCACCATCCATGTTAAACGGGGCTGAAATTCTTGAACTCTTAAAAGATTTCAATAATGAATTtgggaagaaaaagaagaaagttgatggcccgtggaagaagaggtcaattttttttgagTTGCCTTACTGGGCTCAAAATACATTGCGCCATAACTTAGATGTAATGCACATTGAAAAAAACATATTTGATAGTATTGTTGGAACTCTTTTGGACATCATGGGGAAGACAAAAGATCATATTAAAGCCCGTTATGATTTGCAAGAAATGGGAATTAGAGAAAAACTTCATCCAAGGGAGATTGGTGGAGGACGTTCAGAGTTTGCAAAAGCGTGTTTTTCAATGACTCCGCACGAGAAGTCAATTTTTTGTGGAGTTATAAAGGCTGCCAAGTTACCAGATGGGACTgcatcaaatatttcaaaatgtgTACAAGTTGGTGACAGAAAAATATCTGGTTACAAGAGTCATGATGCACATTTCATGTTACACTATTTGTTGCAAATCGCAGTAAGAAGCACAATGCCCAAGGAGGTGGCAACCCCACTAATTCGTCTTGGTTCCTTTTTCCGCTCTCTATGTCAGAAAGTTATACAAGTGGAAGATTTAGATTACCTAGAAAATGAGATTGCAGAGATACTT includes these proteins:
- the LOC131619515 gene encoding uncharacterized protein LOC131619515, which produces MDKEWTKLPWFSQEYINGVTRFLDFAFTKGSPQGGELLCPCAKCKNIYWKTRDIIRDHLIAKGFLDGYDVWVHHGEKLQRSMEIGDGMEDQDGSHDDIPGLLHDIYGDRAEAHGVGEGPNDEARTFYSLIKEAEQELYPGCKDFSSLSFTIRLYLLKCLHGWSNTSFTALLELLKEAMPDLNIPESFYKTKAMISGLGLDYKKIDACPNDCMLFWKEHEKDNSCTICEASRWKQNAATEGCESEQPKNDCRVPAKVLRHFPLIPRLQRLFMCSKTAESMRWHEEERSKDGKLRHPADGKAWKDFDELHPDFSSESRNVRLGLTSDGFNPFRTMSLSHSTWPVLMMVYNTPPWLSMKPEYTMLSLLIPGPKSPGNDIDVYLQPLIEELKELWESGIETYDSSMNQTFQMRAALLWTISDYPAYAMLSGWSTKGKLACACCKSNTNSLYLKHSHKMCYMDHRTFLPRTHSWRDDVKSFNGEEEHRTAPSIIVGTLLDIMGKTKDHIKARYDLQEMGIREKLHPREIGGGRSEFAKACFSMTPHEKSIFCGVIKAAKLPDGTASNISKCVQVGDRKISGYKSHDAHFMLHYLLQIAVRSTMPKEVATPLIRLGSFFRSLCQKVIQVEDLDYLENEIAEILCQLEMIFPPSFFDIMVHLPIHLVNEVRLGGPVQFRWMYPTERYLCKLKNYVRNRAYPEGSIAKGYLAEEAITFCSRYLHSNVDTRFNRKSRNYDVTDSLETDPDDYFTTAGRPLGGAGKPFHLDVKSKDDAHRYILFNCNEVQIYISEHDQSVNSNTNKRKWTKAKTQSKEFSEWFKTRAQNDDVPLQLEKLSRGPNFVAKRYPGYVINGYRFHTRKRDTNRKTQNSGVTLVSLTSSFASSKDGNPRTEPITYYGTIVDIIELYYYGNFNFVLFKCDWFEVEKDKYGLTCVRFNKKIYQNDPFVLPSQVHQCYYVQDPFDPNRHYALQTVPRDFFNIADPSNLQAESGENSDGDGELNWVREDIPATIAETPYEMNEAESDGEDFDYDDTLFDFMD